The window CGACAGACCGAAGCCCTGGAATATCTGCTGGAAGAAGGATTTCAGACACCGGATTATCTTCTCGATCAGGAGTTGCTGGATCTCATTCAGCCCTTTGGCTCCAGCAATCAGATCAAAGAGGGGCAGCGAAGATTGCTGTTTGGTGTTATGAGCAATTCCCGGCTGGAGCGAATGGCCGAACTCGAAGCGACCCGAAATCCTGATGACGTTTATCCGGTTGATGAAATGATGACCGACCTGCGTGAAGGTATCTGGATGGAACTGAGCGGCAACAGTGTGGAAATTGACCTGTATCGACGGAATCTTCAGCGTGCATATCTGGATGTGATGGAAATGCAGGTGGGGGGCACGTTCATGCGTTCATCCGGTGAAGGAGCAGCCATGATGCGCGGACATCTCCGTGATTTGCGCAGAAATGTGGATGAAGCCATTCCTGCTTCGGCCAACAATGTCACCCGGTATCACCTTGAAGATATTTCCGAACGAATCAGTGATATTCTTGACTCGGACTAATGTCGAGTCTGAGACTTATTTTGAACAATGCACACAAACCCTTTTTTCGGGCATGATCTGGATACGCCCGAAAGCAATAGGTTCTCCGCATCGGACGCATCGGCCGTAATCGGGATCGTCAACTTTCTCAAGCACATTTTTCAGCCGCTTCAACCGGGTTCTTGTGTTTCGATATGCCGCGTCATTGACAGTCTTGTTGTTGATGGCATCCATGCGTGATATACGACCTATGGAGCTGTCCGGCTCAACAGCCGCAGTAAGTTCCTTCAGAACCTTAAGTTCTTTGTCTGCTTCCTGAATCTGTTGCTCAATAATTTCACGGATTTCTTCCTTCTGCTTGTCGGTAAGTACTGATTCTTTCATTATTGTGTTACTGTCATCCTGAATCTTTTATTGCCTTGTCATTTACTGCAATGTAACAAATTGCGGTGACTTGTCGATGCAAGGAAAAAAGTAACATAACCTGATAAGCACCATGAGAATTTTATTGGAGCTCATAACGTGAAACCCGCAAAATTTATGGATTATTCGGAGATGTGATTGGTTGATGATGTTGGTGTTATTTCTGGTATCCCGACACCTTGCGATTCTTGCATCTGCCCCGGGCTTTCTTTGCGATATTTTCTGCTGAGAATACCATATCTGGGTGCCAGAAAAAGCACAAGTATAAACTGGAGTCCGGTTACCACCGCCATGGCACCGGCAATGGAGCTGTTTACCCAGAGAGCGAAATAAAACCCGCCCACAGCCGATGTGATTCCGAAAAATACCGAAAGCAGCAAAAGAATGTGGAGTCGGTCCGTCAACAGGTATGCTGTTGCCGGAGGAACGATAAGCATAGCCACGACCAGGATCGCACCGACACTTTCAAATGAGGCAATGGTTGTGATGGAAACCGATCCCATCAGAGTGTAGTGGATCAACCCTACGGGCAAACCCAGCGTTGTTGCAAGCTTGGGACTGAAACTGTATGTTTTCAGCTCTTTGAACATCAGAAGAATAAATGAAAGGTTCAGCACCAGGACCATGCCGAGAATCCATACAGGCCGCGGACCCATGTTGGTTCCCTGCCAGATCCACAAGTCCCAGGCTACATAGGCAATTTCACCATACAAAACACACTCCTGGTCAATATCCACATTTGCTGCAAAAAGGGATATGATGATGACTCCAATTGCAAAGAGAGTTGTAAAAACGATACCCATGGATGCATCATGAAATATCCGGCCGCGCTTGCTCAGTTCTTCGGTCAGCCAGACCGTGAGTACACCGAATATGCCGGCACCGATAAGCATGGGAAACGTATTGCGCCCGGCAGTCAGCAAAAAAGCAATGACAATACCGGGTAGTACGGCATGGGAAATAGCATCTCCCATCAGGGACATCTTGCGCAATACAAGAAAAGCCCCCACCAGTGCGCAGGACGTCGCAACCAGAATGCCCGTGATGATTATCCAGCCTGTCGAGGTGATCATATAGTGCTGTTTTCAGTTTAGGCGTTCAGGAGATACAGTGAGTAAAAGGTGATAGAGACTGCCATATGTTATTTTTTTCTGTGTTTTCTGCCGTTGTTTTCTGATTCCTGCGACGCTCCGGAATCTTTGGCGGAATGACTGTCATTAACATCGTACGGAATAGTGCTTCTGTGGGGATCCGATTCAGGTGATCCGAGGGACTTTTGCAGCTCCTGCTCAATTTCGGATGTTATCAGGTGTTCCATCGATTCGGCATCGTCATGAACATGATCATCGGCAATATGCAGGTGATCAGTGAGGTATTTTTCCCAGAGCCGGTGTACCCGGACAAGTCTGCGGGCTTCGCGCCGCCCGTCATAAGTAAGGACAAAGCCTTCATGAACTCCGGTGTATGCCTCGATCAGTTTTCTTTTTTTCAGTGATGAAAGCACGGATTTCAACTTCCGGGGTGACATGTACCGCCGTTTCCGGAGCTCGTCAAAACTGCGTGCTCTTTCCTGTTTTCCGTCTTCTTCTTCCATGGAATACAGCGTCTTGAGGATATTTTCGCAGGCCACTTTAAAGGAGAGCCGCTTCCGTTGAATATGGCGGGCAATTTCACCCCGCCGCGGAGCCAGAAGAAAGGAAATGAAGAAAACGAGAGCGGCACTGACAACCATCCACGGGCCGGTCGGCATGGCCGGAGCCGTGTAGCTGATAAAGGAACCGGTCACGCCGGAAAAGGCGCCGACGCCCGCGGCCAGTACGAGCATGATACCAAGAGAGTCGGTCCAGTAGCGGGCTGCAGCAGCGGGAATAATCAGCATCGATGCCATCAGTACGACGCCTACGGCCTGTATGCCGGCCGTAATGGTCATGACCATCAGCAATGCCAGCAGAAACTCCATTCGCTTGACAGGATATCCGATGCTTCGGGCATACGACATGTCAAAACTGACCAGTTTGAACTCCTTGTATGCCAGCACAACCAGAACCAGAATAAGCAGACTGAGTCCACCGAAAACTTTCACATCGGTTCCGACCATGGCTGCAGCCTGCCCGAACATAAAATCGTCAAGCCCGCTTTGATCGACATAGCCGGTGGACTGGATAAACGTCAAAAGTACAACGCCAAACCCGAAAAACACGGACAGCACCATTCCGATGGAGGCATCCGGAGCAATCCGGCTGTTGCGCGTGATGAAATCCATAGTCACCATGCTGAGCAGTCCGAATACGAAGGATCCCAGAATCAGCATGAACGGATCTTTTCCGCCGGCAACAATAAATGCAAGGCAGACTCCGGGCAGTACGGCGTGTGCAACGGCATCTCCGACAAGGGCCCGCCTTCGCAGGATGGCAAAACATCCGAGCGCTCCTGCCGAGATGCCCAGCAGAATGGTTCCGGCAAGTACAAACCGGATGTTGGGATCCTGTAGCGAAAAGAATTCAAAGAAAACATCCATACGGCTCAATCCTCTTGCTCGCGTAGAAATCGCTGCTGCCGGCTCTGCTCAACCATCTGGCTGAGTATGTTCAGGCGGCCGCCATATGTTTTTTGAAGGTTTTCGTCGGTGAATGTGCTGTCCACCGGTCCGAGTGCAACCATGCGGAGATTCAGCAGCATCGCCCAGTCAAAGTTTTCAGGTACACTTTGCAGGTCATGATGCACAACCACGACGGTTTTGTTTTGTGCGCGGAGATCCCGGAGCTTGTCAAAGATTACATCTTCGGTAGCAGCATCCACACCGGCCAGGGGCTCATCCATCAAATAAATGGATGCGTCCTGGGACAGGGCGCGCGCCAGGAACACCCGCTGCTGCTGTCCTCCGGAAAGTTGAGAAATCTGCCGGTTACGGTAATCCTGCATGCCCACTTCCTGAAGTGCTTCGACCGCAAGCTCCCGGTCACGGCGGGATGGTCGCTGAAAAAGCCTGAGATGAGGATATCTGCCCATAAGCACAACATCCATCACATTAATCGGGAAGTTCCAGTCCACAGATTCGCGCTGGGGGACATAAGCGACGTTTTTGCGCTGTTTGTCCAGCGGTTTGCCGTAAATCAGTGTGTATCCGGAAG is drawn from Natronogracilivirga saccharolytica and contains these coding sequences:
- a CDS encoding TraR/DksA family transcriptional regulator, which gives rise to MKESVLTDKQKEEIREIIEQQIQEADKELKVLKELTAAVEPDSSIGRISRMDAINNKTVNDAAYRNTRTRLKRLKNVLEKVDDPDYGRCVRCGEPIAFGRIQIMPEKRVCVHCSK
- a CDS encoding iron chelate uptake ABC transporter family permease subunit, which encodes MDVFFEFFSLQDPNIRFVLAGTILLGISAGALGCFAILRRRALVGDAVAHAVLPGVCLAFIVAGGKDPFMLILGSFVFGLLSMVTMDFITRNSRIAPDASIGMVLSVFFGFGVVLLTFIQSTGYVDQSGLDDFMFGQAAAMVGTDVKVFGGLSLLILVLVVLAYKEFKLVSFDMSYARSIGYPVKRMEFLLALLMVMTITAGIQAVGVVLMASMLIIPAAAARYWTDSLGIMLVLAAGVGAFSGVTGSFISYTAPAMPTGPWMVVSAALVFFISFLLAPRRGEIARHIQRKRLSFKVACENILKTLYSMEEEDGKQERARSFDELRKRRYMSPRKLKSVLSSLKKRKLIEAYTGVHEGFVLTYDGRREARRLVRVHRLWEKYLTDHLHIADDHVHDDAESMEHLITSEIEQELQKSLGSPESDPHRSTIPYDVNDSHSAKDSGASQESENNGRKHRKK
- a CDS encoding metal ABC transporter ATP-binding protein, whose protein sequence is MTDKNKKNPPVEVHDLTVAYDQKPVLWDIDFELPEGKITAVIGPNGAGKSTLIKAMMGLIPSSSGYTLIYGKPLDKQRKNVAYVPQRESVDWNFPINVMDVVLMGRYPHLRLFQRPSRRDRELAVEALQEVGMQDYRNRQISQLSGGQQQRVFLARALSQDASIYLMDEPLAGVDAATEDVIFDKLRDLRAQNKTVVVVHHDLQSVPENFDWAMLLNLRMVALGPVDSTFTDENLQKTYGGRLNILSQMVEQSRQQRFLREQED
- a CDS encoding metal ABC transporter permease gives rise to the protein MITSTGWIIITGILVATSCALVGAFLVLRKMSLMGDAISHAVLPGIVIAFLLTAGRNTFPMLIGAGIFGVLTVWLTEELSKRGRIFHDASMGIVFTTLFAIGVIIISLFAANVDIDQECVLYGEIAYVAWDLWIWQGTNMGPRPVWILGMVLVLNLSFILLMFKELKTYSFSPKLATTLGLPVGLIHYTLMGSVSITTIASFESVGAILVVAMLIVPPATAYLLTDRLHILLLLSVFFGITSAVGGFYFALWVNSSIAGAMAVVTGLQFILVLFLAPRYGILSRKYRKESPGQMQESQGVGIPEITPTSSTNHISE